The genomic interval AGCCGAATTAATTAGTATTCTTTCTAAATCCCCAGCCCCCATTCACACATACATCCTCGGCGCAACCAGCCAAGACACTGTGAAGTATTTCCCAAACTCTGATGGCTGCGAGCTGGCAGAAAACATCACATATTTGGGTAAGATTGATCTATAACCTTCCATCAGTGGAAGAcgtatgtatttgcattttgcCATTTGTATGGGCTTGtagtgtataaatgtatgtgcacTGTAAGCCTGCGGGTTGCTTTTGTTCTGTAGTATTCAGGTTTTTCCTGATAGATGTTCTTGCTTgcttgtgatttaaaaaatgtaaaaggatGGATGCACAGCACAGCCCTGTGTCTTGgaaaaaaagtatcataaaagaTCTGATATTACCCCATATCGTAATGCTAAATTCAAAAGCGTCAAAGcacctaaaaataacaaaatcagTGTTGACATTGATCTAccatttaacttaaaatttgtaaaatagtGAAAAATAGTGTTTATAAGTGCACATGCTTTTTCACTAAATCTGAAACTGTTTGGATGCAGTAAAACACTCACAGGCGTAGTGGAAACATCTGCATTTTCTTTGTAAATTGTTCAAAATTTTAACCTTGAACTCATAATTAGGCATAAAATGCTGTCTTGAGAATCACTcgtaaattctaaatatttgtgGACAAATGATATTCATGGTGATTAAGGAATAACACAAAACCACTTCAAAAGCACAATGCATATCATACATCTTTATTGGAGGTCATGCACTGTTTTTCCAGTCGGCATCGACCGAAATGAGTAAGAAACGTGTATTGTATTTCTTCAGCAGATATGGTGCAGGGTCGTgtaatgcttaaaaatgaaacTCTTTTTCTGGCGCAGGTCGAAGAGGCGTTTTCACCGGGGCGTCGGGGCTCCAGATCGCCTATGTCAGTGGCAGAGAAGCTCAGCAGGAGCCTGCTCCCTCGCACTGCTTCACCTCTAAAGACACCGCTGCCCTGGTGGCCCCGCTGCTGTCCAGCTCCAAATTTCGAGGAGTGGATATTCTCCTGACGTCGCAGTGGCCTCGGGGCGTGTGGCAGTACGGAAACAGTCCCGTCAGTGCTTTGTCGCGCTTATTTAACACGTTTGGATCGGTTTTGCAGGCATTTCCTGAATGTGTGATCATTACTGTCTTGTAGGAAACCGATGCAAAGTTTTGTGGGGTTTCGTCCATCGCAGATCTCGCTGACAAGCTGAAGCCCCGCTACCATTTCGCAGGACTGGAAGCAGTCCATTACGAGAGGCTGCCTTACAGGTGTTGTATTGCAGCATTAGGATATGCTTTGATTCTCAGCTTGTCGTGTTCGTTTTACTAAATGTGTGTGAGTCTGCAGGAATCACGTGGTGCTTCAGGAGAATGCTCAGCATGTCAGTAGATTCATCTCTTTGGCTACTGTCAACAACCCTGCCAAAAAGAAGGTGCgtgcttttcttttgtttagtttttcttattgtaattttgtggggtttttttcatttttattagttttgattgtttttgtcattttagttattttctcTTAGTTACTGTGTTTAATTTCAGCTCTATttcaaataagaaataatttttataagtGCTAGTTAATGACAGCATTgcttaaatgcaatattttataaaatcagtatttcataatgcatattgtaatattatgatTGTGTATctatgtttaatttttacattatatggAATTTTTAGAAACTAATTACTATAGAGACAGCATTTGTGGTTTAACTGCGAAGTTGATCttattttgtagtatttgtACGCTTTCAACATCGTCCCGATGAAAAACATGGACCCTGCAGAGTTAGTCAAACAGCCTCAGGATGTCACAGAAAATCCCTACAGGAAACCTATGAAAGAcgggaagaaagaaaaaccgCCACCCTCTATGACAGGCGAAGAGGTTTGAATAATTCAGTGCATCCTTGCTTtccattaaaaaagaaagatggcGGCTCTTATTGAGCCTAAATTGTGGCACAGTAGCGTACCTTATTTCAGGGAAACTTGAACTTCTTTTTGTTCAGGAGGAGCCAGCAACCCAGTTCTTTTTTGATCTGGGCCAGAACAAACCACAGCACCAGCAGCGTCACGGCAGGAAGAGACAAACAGACGGAGACAGACCTAATTACCCCAAACAGCCCCGAAGACCCCGTGAGTCCATTCACCGTCAGGCTTTGGTCTAATGGATCAAACTGAACTGTTTTTATTGCCTTACATTGAAGTATTCAGCAGAACGTATTTCAAGCCAAGTTTTCTTCTCTCAAAACAGCGCAGCCCACTGGACCCTGCTGGTTCTGCCTGGCGAGTCCAGAAGTCGAGAAGCACTTGGTCATAAGCATCGGAACACACGTGAGtccacaaaaaatatgtattgacTGGCCCAGTGTCGCTTTAGAAAGGATAGCAATGGATAGGTTGTTTGTCAAATCGCTAACACATCGTGCTTTAACGTGACTAATCTGTTTCCAGTGTTACGTGGCTCTGGCTAAGGGTAGTCTCACTCCTGACCATGTTCTCCTGCTGCCTATCGGTCATTACCAGTCAGTGGTGGATCTGGCATCGGAGGTGGTTGAAGAGATGGACAAATACAAGAGTGCCATCAAGAAGTTCTGTAAAAGCAGAGGCCGGCGGTGTGTCCTTTTTGAGAGGAACTACCGCAGCCAGCACCTTCAACTACAGGTCTgttccatttttctttctttttttttttttttttctctttcacaatATCGATTGTGGCGTCTGCCTGGATGGACTGACCTGCACAGATCCCAGGCCAGTCTAAGCAGCACCACGTACATGAAAAGGAATGTCTGGTAAACTGATAGCGGCGTGGGGAGCGTGAGAGACTCCCAGCCCTCCACCAGTCTCAGACATCAACATCATTTCATCAGTTTAAGTCTGAGCGGATGGACAGTCCGTCTGCATTGACGAGTAACCTTTTCTGAGGGACACGCTCCCAGTGATGACCTAATACATTATCTCCCTGAGAGCTCTTAAGAGAAAGCAATGCACAGTGGGTGTAACGCTAACTTCATTTGCCGTTCTCAGGTAGTGCCGGTGCCCGTGGAGAAGTGCAGCACCGAAGACATCAAGGAGGCGTTCATGACACAAGCTGAAGAGCAGCAGATAGAGCTAATGGAGATTCCAGCTCACACAGACCTCAAACAGGTACATGCCATCTGCGTCCATCTCAGACTGAACACACAGCAAAAATTGTCAACTGTGGTTGAGtagccctttttttttctttttcgtttttttagCCAGGATGTCCTGCTTTATGCTCCATGTATACTTAAggttattttagaaatataaattttaatgtgaattttttttttttcctctgtctctttctctctgtttatatttgtatgttatttaGTTCATATATACTGtcaatataacaataataatttatttgattacagtgtataaataaatataagtaaatgtgtgtgtgtgtgtgtatatatatatatatatatatatatatatatatatatatatatatatatatatatatatatatatatatatatatatcattatttttttttttttttttatcttagcCGTAAAACCACATTCAAAATTTACAAGGCACCTTCAAATCACATCTGAATGTACTCTAAAATAgaagttaaaaatgaaatacattttaaatgttttgaaagactGCGTTTCAAGCATGCATTTCTCACTTTTGTCATTTGGGTTTGTGCACTGTTAGATtacactctctttttctctctctgaagtGAATGAGAAAGCAAGTCACGAGGAGACCTGTTATGCACCGTGACTAACGGTAATCTCTCCCATTACAGATTGCTCCTCCAGGAACGCCCTACTTTTACGTGGAGCTGGACACAGGCGAGAAGCTCTTTTATCGCATCAAGAAAAATTTTCCTTTGCAGTTTGGCAGGTAATTGTTACACAGCGTTTCATTACCATGAGTCATAAATATCTGAAGGTTTGTGACGCGTCTTAAAACCCGGTTTGCATAAGCACCTATACGTTCTGTGTTCATGCGTTTGACCCCAGGGAAGTGTTAGCGAGCGAGGCGCTGTTGAACATCCCCATGCGGGCCGACTGGAGAGAGTGCAAATGTAcaaaggaggaggaagaggatcaGGCCAAACAAATGCGCTCGGACTTTGAGCCCTTCGACTTCGCACTCAATGACTGAGCAAACGTTTCGAACGCATCTGACTCGATCCCTTCTTGATAATGAACTCGATCAGTGTGTCAGCTGTTTATTTTAtcgttttatgctttttaaattttgccCCATATACATCCTATTCCTTTCGTTGGCAGGCGGCCGGGAAATAGCTGTTGTCACAGTGGTCTTTCAAAAGATAACGTTTTTTCGTGATGGATCTCACGTTATGTTCAATTTAGTGTGAAATTTTGTTGTGACTCataattaaagtcattttttcagatttgtAAAATCTGCGTTTCTTTTGTAGTAGTTTGGTGTGCATGCTTCGCTTGTTTTGACGTCCTTCTGAGACTTCAACGATGTTTGTACTTGTGCTCAACTACAACCAAAGCCTGCAAAAGACGACACGAAACAAAATAGCTATTGAAATGAGcaataattatgcatttgttGAATATCTATTCTATAAAAATGATACTGTAAATAGGATATTATATAAGAAAAGCATATTATTCCAAGTGTGTTTACCTGCTTACAAAGAAAAAGTTGACCATTACAAAGTTTTTAGATCGttttagtaaataattataaatagtcAGAATAATGTGTATAACGTATTATTTATGAATGTCACTAAAATTAATTGTGAAGTCCAACTTTCATTTCGTGAGGAGACCTTTATTATGATAGCTTGAAAGTAAAGACCCGTGTTTTTATTTATCCGATTCACACCACAAACTAACATGCAGACGCTTGCACgaaataaaatcttgaatgaaataaaatcgtCTAAATGTAGATGTAAACTAAATCTATTCACATTAAACGAAAACGTAAGGGGCCGgggacttttgttttgttgcgaCGCGGAAGTGCCGCGCTCGAGTCACGTGAGGAGCTGTTTTCGCAGCGATGCGTTTGTCGCCCGGTCCAGGCAATTTTAGCGCGTTTATTAAAGCGTAGAAAGCGGCGACAGCTAAAGATCGCGAGTCCTTGACATGGATGAGGACGGCTTGCCCATCGTGGGATCAGGAGTAGATCTCACAAAGGTGTGTTTAACGTTGCGACCTCAGCTGCTGCTGCTCACATGATCGTCTGACACGTATGTAATAGCGAACGTTATGCTTTCTTTCGCGAGGTTCCTGCCATTCAACAGCGAAGGATCATTGCTTTTCTCAACCAGTTCATCGTCCACACGGTCAGGTTCCTGAACCGGTTTTCCACAGTGTGTGAGGAGGTATGTTAACATGTCGACCCGCCGTTCCCCGCTTTACCTTGACTTGCATGTTTCCTGAAAGTGTTGACAacgttgttgttttcttttctttctagaAACTAGCAACAGTATCATTACGAATCCAACAAATTGAGACCACGCTAAGCATTTTGGAAGCCAAGGTAAATCAAGGCGGGGGTTTTCTAGGGGGAGCGCAAGGAGGTCAGTggaagaaaatgtcaaaataattaataacttaataaaaaaaaaaaagcatgagcGGGTGATATTGAAAATAAGTAAACGCAGCACTAGCGGTAGGATAATGATATTAAAGTAGGAAAAAATGTAAGTAGCTTAATCTATGAAAATAggctttttcttaaaaatatgtttttataaatttgcaGTTAGCTTCTATTCCCGGTTTGGAAGACGTGACGGTGGACGGCGTGAGGTCGTCTACAGAGACCAACGGTCCCGCTGCAGCTAGCAGTCCCGCCCCGGGCCCCTCTTTGGGTCCCCCTGTTGAGGTAGAGGTTCTTCTGACATGTCGTTGTCGTGATTAGTTCGTCCCGCTGCGTTCGGAGGTGTTCATAACCGCAATTTATCAGTAGTTAATGCTCAGTTTTTCCGCATTCAGGCATCTCGGCAAGCACAAGCGGCCCCCCAGGAGCCGAAAGCAGAGGCCCCGGCGGAAAATGTGATGACCGTGGCCAAGGACCCACGATACGCCAGATACCTGAAGATGGTGCAAGTGGTATGTGTGTTTTTCGGGAACGGAAAATGAAAACACGACGACACGTCGCCCTTTTATCGTTAACAAACTCGCTAATAGTTTAGTCGTGACCGACAAGTGGAAAGTTTACGCATGGGCCAATATTTTTCTCTTCTGCGCAGGGTGTTCCGGTCATGGCCATTAAAAATAAGATGGTAATGGAGGGTTTGGACCCCGGTTTGCTCGAGTGAGTCTAAAGGAAATAGTATGGGCTAATAATGTTGACAATGGAGTGTTTATTGCATAGCTGATAGATTGATTGCATTTCCCTTTATTAGCACCCCTGATGCACCTGTTCCAGACGGTGGTAGAAAGGGATTGGGAGAGCAAGACGATGACGGCTCAGGCAGCGAATCGTCTTTCAGCGACTGATGAGCTCGCGGCTAATGGCCGCTTCGTTGAAGTTGAGCCTCGCTCACCTCGAAGGAGGGTAAATGCACTTGAATGTCCTCGCAGATAGACACTTAGTGATGGCACTGCGTTCGTTTTACATCTCAGAGACGGCATACATCTGTAGTGGTGGTTTCTGAGGGCACACGCTCACTGGGTGAGATCGCTAATAATCCTTTTGAGTCTGTTTAAGAGCTATTTTTACGTGAATTGTCACGAATATATCTCATCTCCTGCCTGACATGTACATGTTAAACGCCTAGCATGTACGTCCgaccacaataaaaataaaaataatgcagtgagtgcatttttaatgaagtaGACAAAGGCAGCCTTGTTCATGAATcgaatgtttttcatttagctTTAGTTGTAACGAGCTTAAACTGACATCGAATCAAAGTAACATcaataacaaaaatgactaCGTGTTAGATTTAGGTTTCTAATAGTGCTTATTGTGATGCACAGTCATTACAGATTTGCTTATGCTGTATTTTCCAAATCGAACTTGTTATTAAAGGTTGTTAAATCTGAATGCAGTGAGAAGTTGTTACTTCAAAGCCTACACTACCATTCGGTTTTGGGATTGGGAAGATTTTTgctttaatgttgaaaaaaaaggctgcatttatttggttcaAAATACGGTAAAACacgtaatattgtaaaatatgatcACCGCTTTAAATCAGCGTTTTCTATCTGAATGTATTTCGAAACGTAGTTTattttgatgcaaagctgaattttcagcagctattgctccagtcttcgttgtcacatgatctttcagaaatcagtgTTGAataaatcagtgtgtgtgtgtgtgagagagagagatagagagacagagtgaaTATGAAGTTTAAAAGAAgagcattatttgaaaaaataaggTTTGTAActctgaatggtagtgtatgcTGTGATTCCTATCGTTACACATTAAAGCAGTCACTTTTCTTCAGTCGTGCTCATCATCgtcatgtgttttatttcacaattccaCATTGTGCAagcatggatttttttttttttttttacaatccaCTTTATAAAGTGCGAGATTAAAAACACCTGTTGCTCATTTTCAGCTGCACTGGATTTTCGTAAAGATTATGGAGTAAACCAGCAAGAAGTTCGAACTACAACCAAAGCAAAGACGGGTCAAGAGTAATGCGAGCGAGAACGTGCTCAGATTTGGCCGACCGTGAAAGTTTTCTAAAGTGAGAATCTCTAGGACGCAGCTTTGTAAATTGTTTGGGCGTCAAGTGGTTATATTGCATTTCAAGTAAAGGTTCATGCCCTTTCTCTAGAACAAAATACAagctacaaaaacacacaccgaCAGCGATTACACAGTACTTTAGCAGATCTTTCAACATGAAAAAGGTAGTAAgttgtataaaaatacaattcattaaaaaggCGCAAAAACAGTAAGACATACTTTAACGTCACGAATACTCTGTTAAATTGACGGTCATTTTCAGTTTGAATTgctgtaaaaagaaaagaaaagaaatgttaatATCTTGGAGGCACTAAAAGGAATTTGAATTCATTCCGATTTGGAACACTGAGGAAAAAGCTGGGGGTCGGCAGAAGTCTATATCGCTTATTAGGGCTGTGTTTATGTGATACGGTAACCTTTTACATActctaaaatgaaatgcattcctGTGAGGGTAAAACTGAAGCGTCAGCAgacgttactccagtcttcaatgtcacaagATCATTTGGAATTTTTCCAGTGGTTTTATATAAgtaggaagttcaaaagaacagtatttatttgaaaaataacattataaacgtattcactgtcacttttgattagcTTAATGCACCTGTGCGAAATAGAAATACACAATACCGACCCCAAGCTTTAGAATAATAGtcttaggttttattttatgcacTCACCTGGAACTCTCTGATGTATGTTAAAAAGAAGAAGACGAAACTGAAAGTGGTAATCCATTCGCACGTGACGCTCGCTATATGAAGTGAGTAGTCCTTCAGAGACGAGAAAACAAGGCAAGCGCTTTTTAAACATTCAGCAATACATTTTTGCCCCAATTTTAAGCACTGGAACGTGAGGTTAGCGGCCGACGAGCCGTACCTTATCGCTGGTGTCCCAGTGAAGTTTGCTTGTTCCGACGGGAATTGCACAGGCAATGGCTGGAAGGAGGCGTTAAAGACGATCTGTTAGATTTGAAATGGAAACTGGATTGGATTGGATCCAATACTGGATTGGAACGAGCAGCCGAGCGCATATTGTACGGCCGAGAAAGGATACTGGGTATTACGGCGATAGCGGCCAGTCCAGAGAAGAACACGCGGAAACAGCAAACGGACTTAGGACATTCATAAGGAAGACCTCGGTAGGATATCACGCTCTGCAGGAAGGTGTATATAACCCCAGATacgaaaaataataaagcaccCAAATCATGGACGGGCATCACCGTCGTCTCCTAAAACACAACATTAAAGAGAGTCATCAGCcctcatttcattccaaacctcTACATTTTTCTTCTGGGAAAGATGAGAAGATATTCTGTTTAATGAGTCGCTGGGGTACAGGGCACATTAGTATCTTTCAGTGTATGGATATATTCATacgcatttttatatatatatatatatatatatatatatatatattatttggaatgacaaaggtgagtaaattgagtaaaaaaaaaagggagtaAAAGTTAAACTAGACATACCTGAAAGGTAGCCACCAAGCACATGCCAATACAAGAGACGACGCCGAAACCAAAAGAAACCTTGTTCAGGCGAGGGGACACCGAGCCGGTTCTCTCGTGGACTCTTCCTACAAATTTATATTCAGCATACATAGTGGCAAAAGCTGGAAAAGAATCGATTTGACCGATTAAAATACACAGCGCTGCATGTGGAACACAATTACTTCAAGCTGGACGATGCCCTGAGAATACAGGATAGAAACGGATTGGGCAGAGCTGCCATGATGCGCTGTGATTTGGCATCGAGTTTCGTTTCTGCCGTTGTTTGAGGGTTTCAGTGCTTTGTTCTAACACCCTGAACTCCAGCTGTGTCACGGATGGGAAAAAATGCGTTTTCGTTTTCGGCAGAAAGAGAAGTGAGAGCCGAATGAGAGCCGTTCCACTGTTACTAAAGAAAAGCACACCCGAGACATTCCCACTGCTTTCCTCTCACATGTCAAAACCGAGCCGTTTGCGGCTGACTTGGGAAACTGGCAAGTTGCGCAATTTCTCGTAAGTTGTGACACACAGATGGCTCCTGTAAGGAGTTTCCTGAAGCTGCTGGTGGGGGATAGCCATGCCCAGGGCTGGATTACAAATACTCACGTTACAGTAATCGGTACTTTCACTGGTTTAAAAACTGTGCACTGAAGCACACTTTGACTGACTTTTAACCTGCTATTTTCCCAGGTTTGTGGTCATTACTCACatgcttattttaattgtatttttatccaTCAATGTGActggatagagagagagagagagagtaatcGTCTCGTGACTTTCGTCTAATCGAATTGTGCTTAGAAAACTGTAACTGCTGTTTATCACAGCTGCTGGAAGTACACTCAGTTGAGTTCCCAGCATCATCTTCTAGTATGTGAGGGGAAATTTCTGATTTCATCTTAATAAATGGTTTGTATATGCTTGCCTATCTACAAGGCCTGGAAATTAGTGTGAGGTTGCAAGTATTGTCTTTAAGAGACCCCCACagagacctgtgtgtgtgtgtgtgtgtgcctgcctgtgtgtgtgtgtgtgtgtgtgtgtgtgtgtgtgcctgcctgtgtgtgtgtgcctgtgtgtgtgtgtgtgtgcctgtgtgtgtgtgcctgcctgtgtgtgtgtgtgtgtgtgtgtgtgtgtgtgtgtgtgtgtgtgtgtgtgtgtgtgtgtgtgtgtgtgtgtgtgtgtgtgtgcgcctgtgtgtgtatgcgtctgtgtatgtgtgtctgtgtgtgtgtgtgtgtgcgcctgtgtgtgtatgcctgcctgtgtgtgtgtgcctgtgtgtgtgtgtgtgtgtgtgtgtgtgcctgtgtgtgtgtgtgtgcgctgtgtgtgtatcgtctgtgtatgtgtgtctgtgtgtgtgtgtgtgtgcgtctgtgtgtgtgtgtgtgtgtgtgtgtgtgtgtgtgtgtgtgtgtgtgtgtgtgtgtgtgtgcctgtgtgtgcctgtgtgtgtgtgtgtgtgtgtgcctgtgtgtgtttgtgtgtatgtgtgcgtgtgtgcatctgtgtgtgtgtgtctgtgtgtgtgtgtgtgtgtgtgtgtatgcctgcctgtgtgtgtgtgtgtgtgtgtgtatgcctgcctgtgtgtgtgtgtgtgtgcctgtgtgtgtgtgtgtgcctgtgtgtgtgtgtgtgtgcgtgtgcctgtgtgtgtatgcctgcctgtgtgtgtgtgtctgtgtgtgtgtgtgtgtgtgtgtgtgtgtgtgtgtgtgtgtgtgtgtgtgtgtgtggtctgtgtgtgtgtgcgtctgtgtgtgtgtgtgtgtgtgtgcatctgtgtgtgtgcgtctgtgtgtgtgtgtgcgtgtgtgcatctctgtgtgtgtgtgtgtgtgtgtgtgtgtgtgtgtgtgtgtgtgtgtctgtgtgtgtgtgtgcctgtgtgtgttgtgtgtgtgtgcatctgtgtgtgtgtgtgtgtgtgtgtgtgtgtgtgtctgtgtgtgtgtctgtgtgtgtgtctgtgtgtgtgtgtgcgtgtgtgttttgtcttgaAAGTTTCCCCAGAAATACTTTtcagaagtatttttttcttgttttctcgTATCATCGGCATAGCAATTCGAGTAAATGTGTAAAAGGTCTGGCACGCTGCCATCCTTCTAGAAAAACCtgcacttatttttaaattctaacaCAAATGATCAAGTTTAGCAATTGCTGTTTCATTA from Puntigrus tetrazona isolate hp1 chromosome 4, ASM1883169v1, whole genome shotgun sequence carries:
- the cwf19l1 gene encoding CWF19-like protein 1, whose protein sequence is MGDKPLRVLACGDVEGRINALFNRVNAIQKKSGQFDLLLCVGEFYGNSPEAEAEWEAYKSGAKKAPIHTYILGATSQDTVKYFPNSDGCELAENITYLGRRGVFTGASGLQIAYVSGREAQQEPAPSHCFTSKDTAALVAPLLSSSKFRGVDILLTSQWPRGVWQYGNSPETDAKFCGVSSIADLADKLKPRYHFAGLEAVHYERLPYRNHVVLQENAQHVSRFISLATVNNPAKKKYLYAFNIVPMKNMDPAELVKQPQDVTENPYRKPMKDGKKEKPPPSMTGEEEEPATQFFFDLGQNKPQHQQRHGRKRQTDGDRPNYPKQPRRPPQPTGPCWFCLASPEVEKHLVISIGTHCYVALAKGSLTPDHVLLLPIGHYQSVVDLASEVVEEMDKYKSAIKKFCKSRGRRCVLFERNYRSQHLQLQVVPVPVEKCSTEDIKEAFMTQAEEQQIELMEIPAHTDLKQIAPPGTPYFYVELDTGEKLFYRIKKNFPLQFGREVLASEALLNIPMRADWRECKCTKEEEEDQAKQMRSDFEPFDFALND
- the washc3 gene encoding WASH complex subunit 3 codes for the protein MDEDGLPIVGSGVDLTKVPAIQQRRIIAFLNQFIVHTVRFLNRFSTVCEEKLATVSLRIQQIETTLSILEAKLASIPGLEDVTVDGVRSSTETNGPAAASSPAPGPSLGPPVEASRQAQAAPQEPKAEAPAENVMTVAKDPRYARYLKMVQVGVPVMAIKNKMVMEGLDPGLLDTPDAPVPDGGRKGLGEQDDDGSGSESSFSD
- the dram1 gene encoding DNA damage-regulated autophagy modulator protein 1, which translates into the protein MFWFMQGTCFLPTFLVIWSSSTFIISYIIALFQRDVDVILPYISDTGATPPESCVFGFMSTITAFAAFATMYAEYKFVGRVHERTGSVSPRLNKVSFGFGVVSCIGMCLVATFQETTVMPVHDLGALLFFVSGVIYTFLQSVISYRGLPYECPKSVCCFRVFFSGLAAIAVIPTIACAIPVGTSKLHWDTSDKDYSLHIASVTCEWITTFSFVFFFLTYIREFQQFKLKMTVNLTEYS